TGAGCCACTGCAAACTTTtgatgctgtgttttgtgttgagggCTCAAGAAAGGTTTTTTCTAATGACTCTTCCATGAAGGTCATATTTGCGCAAGTGTCGCTGCACATTAGAGCAGTGCAACATGCACAGAAATCCCATGAGCAGTTCTCTGGGAATGTTTTCTTGACCTCTGCtgttccccttaactgccatgTCTTATTTATCTTACACACTGAGGAAATTGTTTTTGCTGTCTTCTAATAACCTTCCCTGCTATGCTGGCGTCAGTTATTTTAGTTTTCAGAGTGCTAGGCAGCTGCTTAGAGGAACCCATGGCTGCTAATTGTTGGGAGATGTTTTGGGGAGTGAGAGTATCTGTAAAGCTTTGAAAACTTGCATCACCTGGCCTTTCCTACCAATGACTGTGACCACCCATAGCCCTAACAAGCTAATTAAGGTCTGAGACACATTGTCGCATAGTGCTCCTTTTCCCATTTCACACAATAATACAGCAATCAAGCttgaaatgttgaaaagaaTAAGCCTCATttaccaactgttcttaagacatcatttatttttaaaacccacttacgtATTCTGACGTTCACTAATGTTTTCCAAATTAGGATTAgctcttaggtaagaacagaatctacacgcACAAGAGCACcaaggtgtgaacaattctgcagcGTAAGAACACACCATGAATCGGACTTTTGCTAtggatctttctcaagaacacatttaagaacaaacgtATTATACATAACAAGATATTGGAGAATCAGGAATGAGACCCAGTGTTTGTTCCACTACCTGAGGTGATTTACCACCCATATAGTACtggctctgtggtggtcctgtgggagtCCTGACCCCGAAGAATAGGATTGAAGGAGGCTAACATAGAatgtagaatatatatatatatatataaaattgacttttattgtaagtggagctgataaaatgaacaaggagtatgatatatatatatatacacacacacacacacacacacacacacacacacacacacacacacactgtaggCCATTTGACATTCTCATCTCTTGTCACTATCACAATTCTGCAATTCTGAGCGTGAGTGTCTCTATAATTATGCACTTCACATccatttcatgtcaaaaatCTATAAcgcaaaaaaaaattgtgaaaatttcCTTTGAGTtttacaacaaatcaaataactACAGCATCATGCTGCTCGAAATGCTGTTTTGGGTTGAATAAACTAATGAAAGGGGATGCCTTGGTGGAGGAAAATGAACCTTTCTGTGACTTGGTCCCCTGCAGGTTCTCTCCGTCAATTTTCCTCTTCCTTCTCAGTATTATTCCCACCATTTGGATCCTTGAGCTGCATCATCAGCAGAACAAATCGAGTAGTGCCAAGGTACCACACAACACAGAAAAAGCAGCCGTAATGcacaaatatataatattatataatataagtTATGTCATGTGACATATTGTGTTTCCATTGCTTAGCCTTTGATTCTGACCTTTTGCCTTTGGCCTGATTTCAGTGTGGTAAACTTGATTCTCCTGAGAgcatcaaaaatatttttaatagcaTGAGGAACACGACCAATGGAACTGAAGCTTATAAGGTACActgtttctttcattcttttgttttctgcCTTTATGTACATTTTCCACAACCCAGTCTAGACAGAAAGTCTTTGCACTCACTCCTGTAACTCTGAGGGTCTTTTATAAAAGCCACAGcaacaatgtttatttatacttCTCTTCCTTAAAGTCTGCAGACGTGGTTTACTTGTTAAATGAAAATTTCAGTCCCCCACCCTTCAATAAAAACACTGGCCTCAGACTCACACAGGCTTTCTTATTCTTACTTGTGGACTACTGTTCTCATGTGCCATGCTGCCAACTTCTGCTGGTTTTCCCTTAGGGCCCACTTTTAGCTACGAATTAATAGAGGCCTTGAGGGGATGTTTTGCTAATGCAATTCAGACCTCAGCCCTGTTTCCAATGCTGCGGTCCAGCCATCAATAAACAAGCTCTTTTTTTTGGTATAGCATCTTAAATGGACGTATAGATAGTAAACTCTTAGAAAAAAGGCACTAAACTGCCTCTGATTGATTGAAGAAGGTGTTGTTATGGTTCTAAGTTAGAACCCTTTGCCAAGATTCTGcccaaatcatttttttccagtgtgtaATGATCCTTCTCGTCCATCTGCAGTTCTTTAAGGACTCAGCAAAGTTCTTGTCATCCGTATGCGCCAACGACTGGATCCTGGCTTTGCACCAGATCCTGCTCATCCTGCTGATCGTGGGGAAGTGGCTGATGCCCATTGGAGAGGGGGTCACCCGGGACCAACTTTCCCAGCTGTTGCTCATCTTCGTGGGCACAGCTGCCGACATCCTGGAGTTCACAAGCGAGACGCTGTCCGATGTGAAGTGAGTTCCATGCTGTTGTTTTTTCGTTTTCTCCACATGCTGTCAAAGACAGGGGCTGGGtattgttatttgtttgttgtatcGATACCCAAAGCATCATTTGATACAGGTACCTGAACATCACTTGTACCTTCTTGTTAATTGCAATCTGAAAGTGGGTCTGGTTTAACCAGAACTGTGTGTGACAAGCTAGAAGTGGGTGCATTTACCGACCTCAATGGATTACTAATCAACAAACACTGACGTTAATAATATGCTTAAGAATGTAATGtagacagccaatcaggagCTAGATTTTGGAATAACCAGACCTAAGCTGCAAAATGTTTATTCAAATGGAAATGGTGGTGCGTTGAACATTCTGTTGTATTGCCTAAGCATTGCAACTACGGGAGCTGATAAGGCCATTCTTGGCATTCTTTTCAAATAATTTCCAAATCCTGATTAAATGGgtttaaatacatgtttaattCCTCAAAGGACGTCTTTTAACCTCTTTCATTTTTGCGTGCTGCGGCTGCGGCATGTTAGAATCCATTGTGTGCACTGCCTCTTTAACATGGCACAGTTTATacattaagagacccttattagtcccacaacggggaaattccacctccgcatttaacccatccgtgaagtgaaacaccacatacacactagtgagcacatacacactagggggcagtgagcacactacccggagcggtgggcagcccaatccgcagtgcccggggagcagttgggggttaggcgtcttgctcaaggacacctcagtcatgtgctgtcggctctggggatcgaaccagcgaccttccggtgacgaggctggttccctgacctccagcccatgacatGCTCCTGATTGGGTAACATCTCTGACTCACCCATCAAACAACGGCCAGTTGCACACCGTTTTGATGAAACCTAGAAACCGTACAATGTTTTGTACAGTAGACTGATTGCTGTGGTACTGaaattttatgtttaatgaGAGAATGTTTTGACACTCAGCAAGAGGGAAAATGGGCCGGAATTCGAATGAACCTTATTCCAAGAGGAAAAGACCTAAAGACCTAAGTAGCTATTTTCATGGCGAAACCACACATAGTTCTAAAGTGTGTGACTGAAGTAAAATGCCTGGGGACTCAACCTCAAGTTCAACTTATAGTCCTCTGGAATGTGAACGCATCCAAAAAGCTCCACATGTGGTAAACAAAGCGGTGTTCTggtttcattcatttccataTCTAGCTACCTACTCAATAAAGGTAATATTATTGGATGTTTCACATGTTTATGAAAATTTCAGTCAGTGGGCTCAGTTTAAAATGTCTGTGAGAATTCTGCATGTTAATATAAAGTAGCGTAATGACTGAGACTCGGCTAACTAGCCTGTTTACATCAGCCATTCTTTGCACAAGTATTTAGATTTAAATGTATCTAATGCAAATGTTTACACTGAGCATTTTTGATAGTCTAGATCAGAGGTTCCCAAACATTTGCAACTCACTGCCCACACTGATCAGCTTCAGTGGCCCACATGAAGATTTAACCAGCCCGACCTCATAAAACGTTAACAGATGCAGCACAATCACTGCAGCCTGAGGATTTTCTCTTGAAAAAACATTTAGCCAGACTAATCTATGAGCTGGATCTTAataatattctgtttttgtgaaaaaaaagtatcacaatAACATTTGGTTAAATTTCTATATATTGCtattaaagtgaaataaaattcaCTGACAAATTGGCTGGGTTAGGAGGCGGGGTGCAAGCACGAGTGTCTTTACGTGGAATATCCACAGTATCCatggagaaacataaaaaacacGGTAGCACAGGGAACTCAGATGAATATAAACCAACGACGACAACAATGAAACTCTAAGGCTAGACTCATacaacaaaacagcagaggAAACATAGACGGGGTCCATGAACACAAACATCAACACAGAACATCCAACAATGCTGTCTGGGGAACAAaggggtatatatatatatatatatatatatatatatataatagcaCAGAAGGCAAGGAATACCTGAGACTAATGAGAGGGCGGGGCTAGATGTACACAAAAGCGCaggacacagagaaaaaaagaaaacaaagcctGAAACAGTGAAAGACGAGGACAGAGCAAGACAGGATGTCACATTTAAAGAGTCAGATCTTGTTGTATTGTCCAGTTGTTGAAATGCTACTACTACTGAGGTCCATCGTCGTAATGCCTAGGCTGAACAGAGGCCGAGATGACGTGCCATTTTTGTGCCCTGGTGAAGGCCTGAGAAGAGCGCAACACGTtggtacatttttatacacattgCCATGTTTCAATAAAGGCTTTTTATACTTCTCTACAGATGGTGTGTCCGGGAATTTCTTTGTTCTGGGATTTATTTTGCACATGCTTTGTAGACGCTGATGGATTTTTTGGTTTTTGCCACTCCCAGCATAGAATTGTTATTTTGAGAGACCTTGATTTATTTGCAACAATCAGTCAAAAGTGCTATTGTTGACAACACGCGGAATTTCTGTTCTTTCAGTTAAGGTCAGGACCCTTTGATGTAAGGTAAAGTTTATCttctaagaaaaaaacagtCAAGCTTTCAGCACTTGAATTATGTTTAATGCTAgagattaaaaaatgtatttgttgatTATAAAAATCCTTGAAAGAATAAGCCATGTTAAGGTGTCCTTAAGGCATTTTAGGATGCCTTTCTTACCCAAACAAAGAATCTAGGCCTCCCAAGTAAAATCTGCCTGTTTCCAcccatgatgtaactgatgatgtAACTTGGTCAGTACTATAGAGGTATTGAATTTCAATACCCAGCCCTAGTCATACACTGTTcaaaataaagggttctttggaccCTTGCCATGAAAGAACCGCTCTTTCCTAAAAACTTTCAGAAGAGCCAAGAATCAATTcgaaacttttatttaaaagagtGTTTAAGCTAATCAGTGCTGTCTGTAGTATTACCTGATGATGCTTAATCCCTTTATAGTCGCTACTGGCCttttattcagtagctactataaatgattcagttaccactataaaattaatatgtaagttatgtagttatatgAGTGAGTATAGGTCTACATTCTTGATTAAAAGTGGATAAAACACATTTGATGGTTAGACATAATACTTGAGacataacacattttcacacatacacacacacacacacacacacacacacacattttctatgtgtgtgaaatggggggggtgctggagcctatcctagctgtcactgggtgaaaggcaggatacaccctggacaggtcgccagtccatcgcagggcagacacattTTCATAATACTGTACACAATATAAATCacagcatttcttttttctgggttttgataagttggaacagacaaaaaaaggacTGGTCCGACACTAAATCCAGTGAAACAAGTCCAACTGTGCTCTTTTTATTATGAAACGTTAAGTTAGTGATGATAGCCATGTATTTTGATGTCATTCATCTCAACAATAAACATTGTAATGTGTTGGATTGTCCACCCCTAGATAGACATCAGCACAGAGGCTTATGACGCTCTTTCTAGCATTCATTTACATGAATTTTCCACTTTTCATATGGTTGTGTTATAACACTTGTTATAACGTGGACGTTTTATATGAAGCTATTTATGCATATGATTACGTATCGCTGATGTTTCTGCTATGCTCTGTTCACTCCTGTAGAAGGGAAGCCAATGCTGAGTGACACTTGTACCATAATAGGAGTCTTATTTCATAAcctaaaacatgaaaaaaaacaacttaattcAGATGTCATTCAGCACTGGCTTCCCTTCCATGAAGCCGTATTCAAAATCAATCAGCAAAATGAGCCTTCAAGCTAATGGTCTTTCGTTATCCCTCAGATCTGCCTTGGCTCCACCGTTTCTTTTGCCATTTTCCCATGTTTCATTTCCACCATGCTTCTACATTAAATTGAAGATATTTCCAGTGTAACCATTAACATGCTGTTTCCAATTTGTATTTTCACATTACCAGAGATAATAGCCCTCAGTTGGTGTACATTATTCTAGCTGTGTGGACGTGGAGTATGCTACAGTTCCCCTTTCATCTCTCAGGTATGTATACCATTAAGTATTGCTCTTAAGGTATGGCTGTCTTATGCTGATATTGTATGTGCACCTGACCATTACACTatgtgagcttgttggacatcccattccaaaacaaaaaaacaatgggGAATAAATATGATCTTCATGACTTTAAAGGCCTCCACTCAATCaacattccaattcatcccaaaggtgttcagtgaggttgaggtcagggctgtgtgcagttcatccacaccaaactgTTCATAACTATAAAATAAACCGTTTTTAAGGACTTGGCTTtgcacacagacatgcagtaacaggaaagggccttccccaaactgttcctacaaagttggaagcatataattgtctaaaatatctttgtatACTGTGACATttacattacccttcactggaactcaggggcccaaaccctgcaaaacagcctcagatccttatccctcctccaccaaactttactgttggcactatgcatgtAAGTAGTATGTAAGTAGTATGTAAGTAGTCTTCTTCTAGCATCTGCCAAAGCCGGATTTGTCCATCAGagtgccagatagtgaagcatgattcatcctTCCAGAGAATGTGTTTGCAGTGTTGACCTGTGCCAACATGCTGGTGGTTCTGGtgttgttgttgctcctagaggCAGTTTAggactctgtagtgagtgagaACAGAGCATAGGTCATTTTTGTGCAGTGGTTTGCATGGCTTACTGCTTTGGGTTTGCTTAGTTAGTGTTGCTGCTACACTTCTATTTACCAAATGTAGCACTTACAATTGACTGGAGCAGGTCTAGCAGGCTtatggcaaaggtggcatcctatgacagtgacatttgacatatttaatgtcactgagctcttcattaCGACCCATTCTACTTCCAGTAGTTGTCTACAGAGATTCCCTGTGTCCTATGTGCTTCATTTTATACACCTTTTAGCAACGCTTTAGCAAAGCTCATTAATTAGGAAGGGTGtacttcttgctgtacagtgtAGGTTCCTGCACTTCAAATGCTATTACTTTTAATTGAATTCCTTTTCACAATAGCCATGCAATTTCCACCTGCAatgcatttttccttcaataaaggTTTGTCTTCACAGAGAGACCCTATAGTGTTCTAATTCATCTGATAGCAGAGCtacagaaaaaatatttaatttgattatAACAAACTAAAATCCAAGTCGATTTTCATTCGGACAGAGTGGCCTACAGAAAGAGGCTAAAGGTCTTTCAGAACCAGAGGTGTCAGACTGGGTTTCTTCtgggccacagctctgcagagattaATGTTATCCCTCTTTTACCAAGCCGAGTTCAACACATGAAGGCCTTCCTACTTAGCAGACGATTTGAATCAGGGGTCTGTATGTTAAGGTATGCAGCGCTGTGTACTTCCAGGACGGGAGTCTGAGATATGCATGATATACTGTAGGCTGGATCTGGAGGGCACAGTTTGGTGACTCCCCTGCTTTAAAACACCAGACTTGACCACTTTGTAGAACTCTTTGAATGCAACCGAGAAAGGCGTCCTTCGTTTCTAAGAAACTTCAAGGACTCAAGGACTTCAAGCTTGTGCATCCTGTGGCCTCAGCTGCAGCCTTGATTGAGACCTTGACATCTTGTGCTGGAGAGCAGCCTTCCAAGACCGGATCTCCATATGgaagtgaaatgaaaatgttctgAATGAAAAACCTCAGTGCACTTAGCAAGTAGTGAATAATTTTGCTCAGAAGGTTGACAGGCATGTTTACTCCTCAGTCATCTGCGTGTCTTTTGGAGTTGAGGAAGATGTTGTTAGGCATTCTGAATGAAGGGATTTAATCACCTGCAATTTCTTTAACTGACATCCTGTGGTCAGTGTGTAGCGCACTGCTTAGGGACCTTGTGGAATGGAATGCAGTTTGCGTGTAATGCTCATATCTCAACACTGATGTCAACATCCGGGCTATCTCTTTACTGTCTGTGGTAATTTGAGGAAATTAGACTGATTCTTCACTCCGAATGAATCAGCTGGTCATATACTTTACGAACGACATTACATAACCTCACCTTGTGAAAACTAATCCAGTTCCAGTTGTGCCCACTTTCACTGTTTGCACTTTTGTTGGCTTTAGATTTCTTTAActactttctcctttctctgcccgCAGTGGTTAATTCGAAAGCTGGTGATGAGTGTGAGAGCCAACCCGACACTTTGCTCAACAGACACAGTACAGACTTTTGGGCTGTGGTGGAGACCCTCTTCATTCAGGACGGCCCATTCCTTTTGGTTCGCTTGACGGTCATGATCCATTTTAACATCATCCACCAAATGCTGGTCTTCTTTACCATCAAGAACTTGCTGGTGGTGACGCTGAATGTCTACCGGATGTGGGTCATTTTTCATGACTACAGATCAATCTGAGTGTCCAAAATGCAGCTTCAAGGCCTTTGATCAAACTTTTTAGCTATTAAATGGGACCACCTTGGCTATGTGACCTAGCAGTGGCTTTGGTTGAAGGCTTGTTGCTGTATCACTACTGGTGGACTCATCTGGATGATGTTACATTCTTGAATAGTTTACAGACCCTTATTATGCATGACAGTGGTAATTAATTGGAAAGTAGAAAGAATTGATTGCATAGCTGCACTGCAAAATGAGATGTATTAAACTAATTTGATTCAAATATGTACATCATGTCCACACTAATTAAAaggtttatatatacatattactgtatttttcatttcataatgcctcaaatgttttcagacaagtctggactgcgggtagtttagcacctggactcttttaatatggagcaatgctgctgtaatgcaTGCAGAATGTAGATTAGCattgtgttgctgaaataatcaaggcctttcctgaaaaagacttCGTCTGGATAGCAGCATATGTTGAAATTTTGATTTGTGGGACCACGTTTCCACTTCCACTTCCCCtcaatccattttaaatgagctctggcccagagaaggtggcagcattgctggatcctgtttatgtacagcttcttctttgtgttttagagtttaacagcgtttgtggatgcagtgatgaactgtgttcacagtcagtggttttcagaagtgtttctgagcccatgcagtgatttccactacagaatcatgtctgtttttaatgcagtgctgcctgagggccca
This portion of the Pygocentrus nattereri isolate fPygNat1 chromosome 13, fPygNat1.pri, whole genome shotgun sequence genome encodes:
- the tmem26b gene encoding transmembrane protein 26b, with translation MLIKFICAVVTRGLFILISLIGVWRVTRVKENNLYWFLTILYLPLVFEMILTLRRRKGKDYKWFSPSIFLFLLSIIPTIWILELHHQQNKSSSAKCGKLDSPESIKNIFNSMRNTTNGTEAYKFFKDSAKFLSSVCANDWILALHQILLILLIVGKWLMPIGEGVTRDQLSQLLLIFVGTAADILEFTSETLSDVKDNSPQLVYIILAVWTWSMLQFPFHLSVVNSKAGDECESQPDTLLNRHSTDFWAVVETLFIQDGPFLLVRLTVMIHFNIIHQMLVFFTIKNLLVVTLNVYRMWVIFHDYRSI